In Pseudomonas sp. P5_109, the genomic window CGACCGGCCTGGGTGCGCGGCGATGCGATTCGCCTGGAGCAGGTGCTGATCAACCTGCTGCGCAACGCCCTCGACGCGATGCAGGACAAACCCTGCAAACGCCTGGAAATCCGCCTCGAAGCCGACGAACAATTGTGGCGCCTGAGCGTGATCGACAACGGTGGCGGTATCGCCGAAGAGAACCTGCCCAAGGTGTTCGACCCATTCTTCACCACCAAACCGGTGGGCGATGGCCTGGGGATCGGTCTGGCCGTATCGTTTGCCATCGTTCACGAGTCTGGCGGGCGCCTGAGCGCCGACAATCATGACAAAGGTGCCGTGTTTACCATGACCCTGCCCATCGACCTGGAGGTGCATGCACCATGCTGAACTCAGTGATCGTGGTCGATGACGAAAGCAGCATTCGCAGTGCCGTCGAGCAATGGTTGAGCCTGTCGGGTTTCGAGGTGCAGTTGTTCAGCCGCGCCGATGAGTGCCTGGCGCAGTTGCCCAGGCACTTTGCCGGGGTGATTCTCAGCGACGTGCGCATGCCCGGCATGACCGGCCTGGAACTGCTGGCCGAAGTACAACGCCGGGATGCCGATTTGCCAGTGATCCTGTTGACCGGCCACGGCGATGTACCGATGGCCGTCGAGGCCATGCGCGACGGCGCCTACGACTTCCTGGAAAAACCCTTCAGCCCGGAAACCCTGCTCGGCAGCCTGCGCCGCGCCCTCGACAAGCGCCGGCTGGTGCTGGAAAACCGCGCCTTGCACGAGCAGGCGGACAACCGCGCCAAGCTGGATGCCACGCTGCTCGGCGTGTCCCGGGGTTTACAGACTCTGCGCCGGCAGGTGCTGGACCTGGCAACCCTGCCGGTCAACGTACTGATTCGCGGGGAAACCGGTAGCGGCAAGGAGCTGGTCGCGCGTTGCCTGCACGACTTCGGGCCGCGGGCCGACAAGCCGTTTGTCGCGCTCAACTGCGCGGCCATCCCCGAACAACTGTTCGAGGCCGAGCTGTTCGGGCACGAGAGCGGCGCGTTCACCGGGGCGTCCGGCAAGCGCATCGGCAAGCTCGAATACGCCGACGGCGGCACGCTGTTTCTCGATGAAATCGAAAGCATGCCGCTGGCCCAGCAGGTGAAACTGCTGCGGGTGTTGCAAGAGCAAAAACTCGAGCGACTGGGCTCGAACCAGAGCATCCGCGTGGATTTGCGCATCATTGCCGCGACCAAGCCGGACCTGCTCGACGAAGCGCGGGCCGGTC contains:
- a CDS encoding sigma-54-dependent transcriptional regulator, with the translated sequence MLNSVIVVDDESSIRSAVEQWLSLSGFEVQLFSRADECLAQLPRHFAGVILSDVRMPGMTGLELLAEVQRRDADLPVILLTGHGDVPMAVEAMRDGAYDFLEKPFSPETLLGSLRRALDKRRLVLENRALHEQADNRAKLDATLLGVSRGLQTLRRQVLDLATLPVNVLIRGETGSGKELVARCLHDFGPRADKPFVALNCAAIPEQLFEAELFGHESGAFTGASGKRIGKLEYADGGTLFLDEIESMPLAQQVKLLRVLQEQKLERLGSNQSIRVDLRIIAATKPDLLDEARAGRFREDLAYRLNVAELRLPPLRERREDIPLLFESFAQNAAERLGRKFPPLSGAQLSHLLSHDWPGNVRELANVAERQVLGLGEPEPIGIEPGQSLAAQQEAFEAQCLRAALTRHKGDVKAVLEELQLPRRTFNEKMQRHGLSREMFL